A window from Balearica regulorum gibbericeps isolate bBalReg1 chromosome 1, bBalReg1.pri, whole genome shotgun sequence encodes these proteins:
- the LOC104641903 gene encoding nectin-1-like isoform X2, translated as MHREVQSVQAGGNVTFSCQSVTKEDVLQVTWQKDTDGAEDNIATYSKMNGQKIAKGYVGHVSFARSELQASAISLHGVTLQDEGCYKCIFNTFPSGAVTSRMCLNVYAISDPKVEAKLIPSPDTAEDSEKVVGMSCSATGKPAPKITWHLPSILQQKPREYQVRLSNQTVTVISNFTHALSKILQEYPITCMIQHPSLNVTLVLPMDTVLQGLESSTAPAIAIAVGVLVPLTSLLLLIYLLHRCLRHLRDPERNPARPCWVLPACTKAKKCGQYGAVGRWAPTIPHSAPLNT; from the exons ATGCACAGAGAGGTCCAGTCGGTGCAAGCAGGAGGAAACGTTACTTTTTCATGCCAGTCGGTCACGAAAGAAGATGTGCTACAGGTGACGTGGCAGAAGGACACAGATGGGGCTGAAGACAACATAGCAACTTACAGTAAAATGAACGGCCAAAAGATAGCAAAGGGCTACGTTGGCCACGTGAGCTTTGCTCGCAGTGAGTTACAAGCCTCGGCCATCTCCCTTCATGGAGTCACCCTCCAAGATGAAGGATGCTACAAGTGCATCTTCAACACGTTCCCCTCGGGAGCTGTCACCAGCAGGATGTGTCTCAATGTTTATG CCATCTCGGACCCCAAAGTGGAGGCTAAGCTTATACCCAGTCCAGACACAGCCGAGGACTCTGAGAAAGTGGTGGGGATGAGCTGCTCAGCAACAGGGAAACCAGCTCCAAAAATCACCTGGCACCTTcccagcatcctgcagcagaaACCAAGGGAGTACCAAGTCAGGCTCAGCAACCAGACCGTGACTGTCATCAGCAATTTCACCCACGCCCTCTCCAAAATCCTCCAGGAGTATCCCATCACCTGCATGATCCAACACCCCTCTCTAAACGTGACCCTGGTCCTGCCCATGGACACCGTGCTGCAGG GTCTGGAGAGCAGCACGGCACCAGCCATTGCCATTGCAGTGGGAGTACTGGTCCCCCTGACTTCCCTCCTTCTTCTCATCTACCTCCTCCACCGCTGCCTCAGGCACCTACGTGACCCAGAGAGAAACCCAGCCCGGCCATGCTGG GTTCTTCCTGCCTGTACCAAGGCCAAGAAGTGTGGGCAGTACGGAGCTGTGGGCAGGTGGGCTCCTACAATACCCCACAGCGCACCACTGAACACCTGA
- the LOC104641903 gene encoding uncharacterized protein LOC104641903 isoform X3 yields MDQSLTDLAEGTTRMMVACFLLFSIRTVVSAISDPKVEAKLIPSPDTAEDSEKVVGMSCSATGKPAPKITWHLPSILQQKPREYQVRLSNQTVTVISNFTHALSKILQEYPITCMIQHPSLNVTLVLPMDTVLQGLESSTAPAIAIAVGVLVPLTSLLLLIYLLHRCLRHLRDPERNPARPCWVGLPFPRLLQGSPTPAVGLTAGTRLSPASPELAACCPAWAAPAAGRDEGISPEPGSCVAAHWEGET; encoded by the exons ATGGATCAGTCGCTCACTGATCTCGCTGAGGGCACAACTAGGATGATGGTCgcttgttttctcctcttcagcaTCCGGACCGTTGTGTCAG CCATCTCGGACCCCAAAGTGGAGGCTAAGCTTATACCCAGTCCAGACACAGCCGAGGACTCTGAGAAAGTGGTGGGGATGAGCTGCTCAGCAACAGGGAAACCAGCTCCAAAAATCACCTGGCACCTTcccagcatcctgcagcagaaACCAAGGGAGTACCAAGTCAGGCTCAGCAACCAGACCGTGACTGTCATCAGCAATTTCACCCACGCCCTCTCCAAAATCCTCCAGGAGTATCCCATCACCTGCATGATCCAACACCCCTCTCTAAACGTGACCCTGGTCCTGCCCATGGACACCGTGCTGCAGG GTCTGGAGAGCAGCACGGCACCAGCCATTGCCATTGCAGTGGGAGTACTGGTCCCCCTGACTTCCCTCCTTCTTCTCATCTACCTCCTCCACCGCTGCCTCAGGCACCTACGTGACCCAGAGAGAAACCCAGCCCGGCCATGCTGGGTAGGTCTGCctttccccaggctgctgcagggctcaCCCACACCGGCCGTGGGGCTCACCGCCGGGACACGACTCTCCCCGGCCAGCCCGGAGCTGGCTGCGTgctgcccagcctgggctgcaccCGCGGCAGGGAGGGACGAGGGGATCAGCCCCGAGCCAGGCAGCTGCGTAGCAGCACACTGGGAAGGGGAAACCTGA
- the LOC104641903 gene encoding nectin-1-like isoform X1, protein MHREVQSVQAGGNVTFSCQSVTKEDVLQVTWQKDTDGAEDNIATYSKMNGQKIAKGYVGHVSFARSELQASAISLHGVTLQDEGCYKCIFNTFPSGAVTSRMCLNVYAISDPKVEAKLIPSPDTAEDSEKVVGMSCSATGKPAPKITWHLPSILQQKPREYQVRLSNQTVTVISNFTHALSKILQEYPITCMIQHPSLNVTLVLPMDTVLQGLESSTAPAIAIAVGVLVPLTSLLLLIYLLHRCLRHLRDPERNPARPCWVGLPFPRLLQGSPTPAVGLTAGTRLSPASPELAACCPAWAAPAAGRDEGISPEPGSCVAAHWEGET, encoded by the exons ATGCACAGAGAGGTCCAGTCGGTGCAAGCAGGAGGAAACGTTACTTTTTCATGCCAGTCGGTCACGAAAGAAGATGTGCTACAGGTGACGTGGCAGAAGGACACAGATGGGGCTGAAGACAACATAGCAACTTACAGTAAAATGAACGGCCAAAAGATAGCAAAGGGCTACGTTGGCCACGTGAGCTTTGCTCGCAGTGAGTTACAAGCCTCGGCCATCTCCCTTCATGGAGTCACCCTCCAAGATGAAGGATGCTACAAGTGCATCTTCAACACGTTCCCCTCGGGAGCTGTCACCAGCAGGATGTGTCTCAATGTTTATG CCATCTCGGACCCCAAAGTGGAGGCTAAGCTTATACCCAGTCCAGACACAGCCGAGGACTCTGAGAAAGTGGTGGGGATGAGCTGCTCAGCAACAGGGAAACCAGCTCCAAAAATCACCTGGCACCTTcccagcatcctgcagcagaaACCAAGGGAGTACCAAGTCAGGCTCAGCAACCAGACCGTGACTGTCATCAGCAATTTCACCCACGCCCTCTCCAAAATCCTCCAGGAGTATCCCATCACCTGCATGATCCAACACCCCTCTCTAAACGTGACCCTGGTCCTGCCCATGGACACCGTGCTGCAGG GTCTGGAGAGCAGCACGGCACCAGCCATTGCCATTGCAGTGGGAGTACTGGTCCCCCTGACTTCCCTCCTTCTTCTCATCTACCTCCTCCACCGCTGCCTCAGGCACCTACGTGACCCAGAGAGAAACCCAGCCCGGCCATGCTGGGTAGGTCTGCctttccccaggctgctgcagggctcaCCCACACCGGCCGTGGGGCTCACCGCCGGGACACGACTCTCCCCGGCCAGCCCGGAGCTGGCTGCGTgctgcccagcctgggctgcaccCGCGGCAGGGAGGGACGAGGGGATCAGCCCCGAGCCAGGCAGCTGCGTAGCAGCACACTGGGAAGGGGAAACCTGA